One part of the Candidatus Edwardsbacteria bacterium genome encodes these proteins:
- a CDS encoding D-alanine--D-alanine ligase, with amino-acid sequence MPVGSIKKKFADKKIGVLMGGRSGEREVSLRSGKNVLAALKRQGFKAVGIDVGTDVAKKLVAQKIEVAFIILHGKYGEDGTIQGLLEIMDIPYTGSGVLASALAMHKGYSKKVFKEQGIPTPDFLWIDRGDDPAKAAQQAQDELGLPLIVKPLEEGSSIGVSIIKNHKDAVSGFKKLHRKYGGLIAERFISGMNITTGILGNGQKVRALPILELVPRNEFYDFQAKYTKGMTEFIIPARLPGSLYRRAQETALAAHHALGCHGWSRVDAIVDRAGTPFILEVNTIPGMTDLSDLPAEAKVDGISYDEVVLTILSSAKI; translated from the coding sequence ATGCCTGTTGGCAGCATCAAGAAAAAATTTGCCGATAAAAAGATCGGGGTCCTAATGGGCGGGCGGTCCGGGGAGAGGGAGGTGTCCCTGCGCTCCGGCAAGAACGTTCTGGCCGCCCTGAAAAGGCAGGGATTTAAAGCGGTGGGCATCGATGTGGGAACCGATGTGGCCAAGAAGCTGGTTGCCCAAAAGATAGAGGTGGCCTTCATCATTCTGCACGGCAAATACGGCGAGGACGGCACCATTCAGGGGCTTTTGGAGATAATGGACATTCCCTACACCGGGTCGGGAGTGCTGGCTTCGGCCCTGGCCATGCATAAGGGCTACAGCAAGAAGGTATTCAAGGAACAGGGGATCCCCACCCCGGATTTTTTATGGATAGACCGGGGCGACGATCCGGCCAAAGCCGCCCAGCAAGCCCAGGATGAACTGGGCCTGCCGCTGATAGTCAAACCGCTGGAGGAGGGCTCTTCCATCGGGGTCTCCATCATCAAGAACCACAAGGATGCCGTGTCGGGTTTCAAGAAGCTGCACCGCAAGTACGGCGGACTGATCGCTGAGCGATTTATCTCCGGCATGAACATCACTACCGGCATTCTGGGCAACGGCCAAAAGGTCAGGGCCCTGCCGATCCTAGAGCTGGTCCCCAGGAACGAATTCTATGATTTCCAGGCCAAATATACTAAGGGGATGACGGAGTTCATCATCCCGGCCCGCCTGCCTGGCAGCCTGTACCGCCGTGCCCAGGAGACGGCTTTAGCCGCCCATCATGCTTTGGGCTGCCATGGTTGGTCGCGGGTGGATGCCATCGTGGACCGGGCTGGCACCCCGTTTATCCTGGAGGTCAACACCATCCCCGGTATGACCGACCTGTCCGACCTTCCGGCCGAGGCCAAGGTGGACGGGATCAGCTATGATGAGGTGGTGCTGACGATCCTGTCCAGCGCAAAGATCTGA
- the plsX gene encoding phosphate acyltransferase PlsX: MRIVVDAMGGDNGVVPNILGAIEAAKIGRGKFQVILVGDTVAIKTELASGVGEKEYQEEDLEKYGVKLVHASQRIEMHETPTEALRNKRDSSISVGLRLQKRGEAEGFISAGNTGAVMGASLFELGRIEGVSRPAIATFMPTELGGCIVVDAGANPDCKPHYLLQFGMMGASFAHYVFEKPNPKVGLLSVGEEASKGDELTVKSHQLLAESGLNFIGNIEGKDILKGTADVVVCDGFVGNVILKFAESVVRMFYGSIKRYVYTNIFGKIGALLLKPALKKFAKDLDYEEYGGAPLLGVNGVCIICHGRSTAKAIKNAILVAHRCVSHRVNDHIKDQLSNYAKEVKK; encoded by the coding sequence ATTCGGATCGTGGTGGACGCCATGGGCGGTGACAACGGGGTGGTGCCTAACATCCTGGGGGCCATCGAGGCCGCCAAGATCGGCCGAGGCAAGTTCCAGGTGATACTGGTGGGCGATACGGTGGCCATCAAAACTGAGTTGGCGTCGGGGGTGGGGGAGAAGGAATACCAAGAGGAGGATCTGGAGAAATACGGGGTGAAGTTGGTGCATGCCTCCCAGAGGATTGAGATGCACGAGACCCCTACCGAGGCCCTGCGCAACAAGCGCGATTCCTCCATCTCGGTCGGCCTGCGTCTGCAGAAGCGGGGCGAGGCCGAAGGCTTCATCTCGGCCGGGAACACCGGGGCGGTAATGGGCGCTTCACTTTTTGAACTGGGGCGGATCGAGGGGGTTTCCCGCCCGGCTATCGCCACTTTCATGCCCACCGAGCTGGGCGGTTGCATCGTGGTGGATGCCGGGGCCAACCCCGACTGCAAGCCCCATTATCTGCTGCAATTCGGCATGATGGGAGCCTCGTTCGCCCACTACGTCTTCGAAAAGCCCAACCCCAAGGTGGGCCTGCTTTCGGTGGGCGAGGAAGCATCCAAGGGCGACGAGTTGACGGTCAAATCCCACCAGCTGCTGGCAGAGAGCGGTTTGAATTTCATCGGCAACATAGAGGGCAAGGATATTCTCAAAGGCACCGCCGATGTAGTGGTCTGCGACGGGTTCGTGGGCAACGTAATCCTTAAATTCGCCGAGAGCGTGGTCCGGATGTTCTACGGTTCCATCAAGCGCTATGTCTATACCAATATCTTCGGCAAGATCGGAGCCCTGCTGTTAAAACCCGCCCTGAAGAAATTTGCCAAGGACCTGGATTACGAGGAATACGGCGGGGCCCCATTACTGGGGGTCAACGGGGTGTGCATCATCTGCCACGGCCGTTCCACCGCCAAAGCCATCAAGAACGCCATTCTGGTGGCCCACCGCTGCGTCTCCCACCGGGTGAACGACCATATTAAGGACCAACTTTCCAATTACGCAAAGGAAGTTAAAAAATGA
- a CDS encoding pyridoxine 5'-phosphate synthase, with protein sequence MERIRLGVNIDHVATLRQARKALQPDPVWAAAVATLAGADGITVHLRSDRRHIQDRDVQLLRQTVNTHLNVELAADDEMVGLMINIKPDAVCLVPENPDEITTEGGLDLQKAGDRVARAAKLLKAAGISVTCFIEPDEKQVKLARKLGADSIEINTNAFSQARGGKIKKETVRVAQAAKLAQKLGLDVHAGHGLNYFNLLPMVNIPQITELNIGHAIIAQAVLVGLDKAVRDMKALLER encoded by the coding sequence ATGGAAAGAATCAGATTAGGCGTAAATATAGACCATGTGGCCACCCTGAGGCAGGCTAGAAAGGCCTTACAGCCGGATCCGGTCTGGGCCGCGGCCGTGGCCACCCTGGCCGGGGCCGACGGCATCACGGTGCATCTGCGCTCCGACCGCCGGCATATTCAGGACCGGGACGTTCAGCTGCTTCGCCAAACCGTCAACACCCATCTCAACGTGGAACTGGCGGCCGACGACGAAATGGTAGGCTTGATGATCAATATCAAGCCGGATGCGGTGTGCCTGGTGCCGGAGAATCCAGATGAGATAACCACCGAGGGCGGACTGGATCTGCAAAAAGCCGGAGACCGAGTGGCCAGGGCGGCCAAACTGCTGAAGGCGGCCGGGATATCGGTGACCTGTTTCATCGAGCCGGATGAAAAACAGGTAAAGCTGGCCAGGAAACTGGGGGCCGATTCCATAGAGATAAACACCAACGCCTTTTCCCAGGCCAGGGGTGGTAAGATAAAAAAGGAAACCGTTCGGGTGGCCCAGGCCGCCAAGTTGGCCCAAAAACTGGGTTTGGATGTACACGCCGGGCACGGGCTTAATTATTTCAACCTGCTTCCCATGGTCAATATCCCCCAGATAACCGAACTGAACATCGGGCATGCCATCATCGCCCAAGCGGTGCTGGTGGGCCTAGATAAGGCGGTTCGTGACATGAAAGCCCTTTTGGAGAGGTAG
- the rpmF gene encoding 50S ribosomal protein L32 — protein sequence MPVPKRKHSNSRTGKRRANWKLTAPNLVKCSHCHQSRMPHRACPYCGYYGGREIVSIKEV from the coding sequence ATGCCAGTCCCCAAGAGGAAACATTCCAATTCGCGCACCGGGAAACGCCGGGCCAACTGGAAGCTGACCGCCCCCAACCTGGTGAAGTGTTCCCACTGCCACCAGTCCCGCATGCCGCACCGGGCCTGCCCCTATTGCGGGTACTACGGCGGCCGGGAGATCGTCAGCATCAAAGAAGTTTAA
- a CDS encoding DUF3098 domain-containing protein translates to MAKKTDRKTAARQEGARKEPAQETPIGFTRINYILFAAAAGLILLGFLFLSSPVFGGGFPFIHPFKGGVNGWLTMNAAPVLLVLGYCVVIPIAIIKK, encoded by the coding sequence ATGGCCAAGAAAACAGATAGAAAAACAGCAGCCAGACAGGAGGGGGCCAGGAAGGAACCTGCCCAGGAAACTCCCATCGGCTTTACCCGGATAAATTATATTTTGTTCGCCGCCGCCGCCGGGTTGATACTGCTGGGATTCCTCTTTCTCTCCAGCCCCGTCTTCGGGGGAGGCTTTCCCTTCATCCATCCCTTCAAGGGTGGGGTCAACGGATGGCTTACCATGAACGCGGCCCCGGTACTGCTGGTACTGGGATACTGCGTGGTGATCCCGATCGCGATCATAAAGAAATAA
- a CDS encoding sensor domain-containing protein, giving the protein MNNLLTGLKNILGVGLKPGSYLNILYLLLAFPLGIFYFVYLITGFSIGLGLLYIFIGLPFLLLTMFSWRLFARFEGLQARWLLKENVEHDSPARWSEASGFWNWITSRLSSKYTWKGLVYLLLKAPLGVVSFIVTITLASVSGVLIIAPFIYKFVDYELPWGAISTMPQALSLTAFGLVLGLLSLHIFNGLAAVFRWLSRNLLNSGQRLAVAE; this is encoded by the coding sequence ATGAATAACCTGTTAACCGGCCTGAAAAACATCCTGGGTGTGGGTTTAAAGCCCGGTTCATATCTCAATATCCTGTACCTGTTGCTGGCCTTTCCCCTGGGGATCTTCTATTTTGTCTATCTGATCACCGGGTTCTCCATCGGCCTGGGCCTGCTTTACATATTTATCGGCCTTCCCTTTCTGCTATTGACCATGTTCTCCTGGAGGTTGTTTGCCAGGTTTGAGGGGCTTCAGGCCAGATGGTTGTTGAAAGAGAATGTCGAGCATGACAGCCCGGCCAGATGGTCCGAGGCCAGCGGTTTCTGGAATTGGATCACCTCCCGGCTTTCCAGCAAATATACCTGGAAAGGGCTGGTCTACCTGTTACTGAAGGCCCCGTTAGGCGTTGTCTCCTTTATCGTTACCATCACCCTGGCCAGCGTTTCCGGGGTACTGATAATCGCCCCGTTCATCTATAAATTCGTGGACTATGAACTGCCCTGGGGAGCCATCAGCACTATGCCCCAAGCCCTTAGTTTAACAGCCTTCGGACTGGTTTTAGGCCTGCTGTCGCTTCATATTTTCAACGGCCTGGCTGCCGTATTCCGCTGGCTCTCCAGAAATCTGCTAAACTCCGGACAAAGACTGGCTGTTGCGGAGTAA